The nucleotide sequence GAGTGCCTGGCCGACGCCTCCTCGGTTCAATTTACACGCAATCCAGACGGCATTGCCGGCGCCTTGTGGAAGATCAAAGAGAGTACCGCGGGTTCGCTGCTGGGCAGCATGCATGCGGAAGACCTGAGCCACTTTTGTTTCGCTACTTCACTGAACGTGAGTTTTTCCTCGCTGTTGGCCACCCATCCGCCGCTCGAGGACCGCATCAATGCGATCAACCCGCGCTTCATGGTAATGGCAAAGGCCCGGCAACTTACCGAGAGCGCACGGCAGCGAATTGCGGATGAAAAAATCGGCGCCTCTTCCGTCGTGGCGGATGGAAAACGGGAATTGCCGCCCATTCCTTTTATATCACCGTTCGCTTCCGCGCAGGCCATCGCGGCCACCGTCGGTAATCCAACTGCACAACATGTCGATCACGCCGTTCAACTCCATGGCTCGCTTCCGGAAAATCTGCTCCGGGCCGTGCATGACATCGCCGGCGCGCGCCAGGTGATCTACGCCCTGCTGATCGCGGGCACCGATCCGAAACAACAACCGGCCGCGCGTGCACTCGTGGTGAAACAGGAGGGTGAAGAATTCGCCGCCACGGCGGCGGACCTCATGCAGACCGTAATCCAGGCGGGAGCGGGTGCGCGTCTCCCCATCATCAATCTCGCGCTGCCGGCTTTGAAACAGATGCCGGCAGAACAGCGACAGGCGTTTCTGAATGCGGTCGAGACGATCATCGCCGTGGATGCGCGCCGCACCGTCTTTGAATTCGTGCTGATGACGTTGTTGCGTGAACATCTGATCGTGGATGGCGGCATGTCCGATGTGGTGAAGTACCGCAGCATCGATCCAGTGATGCCGGACCTCCAGCTGCTCCTCACCGTGTTGGCCAGGGTCGGCACGTGCAGGCCCGAGGAGGCCGCGGGCGGCTATCAACGGGTGATGGCCATATTTACCCCCGAGCCGTCCGAACCGGTGCCGGCGGCCAGGTGCACGATGCAGGCGCTTGGTCAGGCACTGCATAATCTGTCCCTGCTGACGCCATTGCTGAAACGCTCCGTGATCACCGCCTGCGCAGATTGCGTCCTGCGCGATGGCAGGGTGGCGCCGGCGGAAGCGGAATTACTGCAAGTCACGGCGGAAGTGCTCGACTGTCCGATGCCCCCACTATTGCCACCGCCCGCAGGCAATAAGGTTTAATATTTAAAATCAACAGGTTGGTACAATAGAAGTCATCAGGTTCGCCCCGAATCCCAGATCACTGGAACTGGCGCAGTCTATTGTTGACTAATATAGTCAGATATGGGATTCTTCCCGCCCTTTTGATTTGGAGTTGCACCGACCATGCGACTGACCACCCGCGGACGTTACGCCGTTACGGCCATGTTGGATCTGGCCCTGCATCATGATCAGGGACCGATAACGCTGGCCGATGTCGCCGATCGCCAGAGAATCTCGCTCGCCTATCTGGAGCAGTTGTTCACCCGGCTGCGACGGCGGGGGCTGGTGCAAAGCGCGCGCGGTCCACGCGGCGGCTATCGCCTCGGCCGCGACGCCGCCGACGTGTCGGTGGCGGAGGTGATCGCCGCGGTGGACGAATCGGTGGACGCCACCCGTTGCGGCGGCAAGGAGAATTGCCATGACTCGCATCGTTGCCTGACCCATGATCTATGGGAGGGGTTGAGCCGGGAGATTCATTCCTTTCTGAGCCGCATCAGCCTGGCCGAACTGGTGGCCGGGCGTGATGCGCAACAGCAAATGGCGAAGGAAGGACAGTCCGTGTCCATTCCGGTGTGGAAACTGAAACGCAAAGGAGCACATAAAGATGGCCGTCACCCTGACTGAACGCGCCGCGGCGCACGTGCGGAATTTCCTGGCCGGACAACGCCAGGCCGCCGGACTGCGCATCGGCATCAAGAAAACCGGCTGTTCCGGCCACGCCTACGTGGTCGAAGTCGCCGAGAATGTGGGCGCGCATGATCAAATTTTCGAATCGCAGGGCGTCAAGCTCGTGGTGGACCACGAGGCCCTGGCCTTTCTCGATGGCACCGAGCTCGATTACGTGCGCGAAGGCTTGAACGAGAGCTTCAGGTTCAACAATCCGAACGTGAAGGCCACCTGCGGCTGCGGCGAGAGCTTCACCACATGAAACACTTCGCCGCTTTTTAGCGACAAACGAGCCTCAAAACATGTCCACGGGCACAAAACAGGTCGAAGCACTGCTCAAGAAGGGCTACGGGGCCGGCTTCTATACGGAGGTTGAGGCCGACACCGCGCCGCCCGGTTTGAGCGAAGACATCATCCGGCTCATCTCGCACAAGAAGAACGAGCCGGAGTGGATGCTGGAATGGCGGCTGGCCGCGCTACGCCACTGGCAGACCATGACCCCGCCCGCCTGGGCCAGCGTGCATCATCCACCCATCGATTTCCAGGCCATCTCCTATTATTCCGCGCCCAAGACGAGGAAGGACGGCCCCAAAAGCCTGGACGAGGTGGATCCGAAACTGCTGGAAACTTACGAGAAACTGGGCATCCCGCTGCGCGAGCGTGAAATCCTCGCGGGCGTCGCGGTGGATGCCGTGTTCGACAGTGTCTCGGTGGCCACCACCTTCAAGGACAAACTGGCCGCCGCCGGCGTGATTTTCTGTTCCTTCTCCGAGGCGGTGGAGAAGCATCCTGAACTGGTGCGCCAGTATCTCGGCAGCGTGGTGCCTCAGGGCGACAACTTTTATGCCGCGCTCAATTCCGCGGTGTTCACGGACGGTTCGTTCTGCTACGTGCCGAAGGGCGTGCGCTGCCCCATGGAATTGTCCACCTATTTCCGCATCAACGCGGCCAAGACCGGGCAGTTTGAGCGCACGTTGATCATCGCCGACGAAGGGGCCTCGGTTTCCTATCTCGAGGGCTGCACCGCGCCGATGCGCGACGAGAACCAGCT is from Gammaproteobacteria bacterium and encodes:
- a CDS encoding M48 family metallopeptidase, translating into MNFFEQQHRARRKTWLLVLYFLIAVALIIAAVELGVYYALLFGDVYHHDLNAWLLEPGFLWVIAGTVAVIFSGTAYTAIQLSGGGQALAEMVGATRIRPATQETNERKLMNVVEEMSIASGTPVPAVYVMEDESAINAFVAGTRPAETVLVVTRGALEQLNRDELQGVIAHENSHILNGDMRLNIRLMSVLAGILLIGKLGGFLLRSLRGTSGRSSGRGRDSGNAALVILALGLILLAIGYIGVFFGRLIKAAVSRNRECLADASSVQFTRNPDGIAGALWKIKESTAGSLLGSMHAEDLSHFCFATSLNVSFSSLLATHPPLEDRINAINPRFMVMAKARQLTESARQRIADEKIGASSVVADGKRELPPIPFISPFASAQAIAATVGNPTAQHVDHAVQLHGSLPENLLRAVHDIAGARQVIYALLIAGTDPKQQPAARALVVKQEGEEFAATAADLMQTVIQAGAGARLPIINLALPALKQMPAEQRQAFLNAVETIIAVDARRTVFEFVLMTLLREHLIVDGGMSDVVKYRSIDPVMPDLQLLLTVLARVGTCRPEEAAGGYQRVMAIFTPEPSEPVPAARCTMQALGQALHNLSLLTPLLKRSVITACADCVLRDGRVAPAEAELLQVTAEVLDCPMPPLLPPPAGNKV
- a CDS encoding iron-sulfur cluster assembly accessory protein, encoding MAVTLTERAAAHVRNFLAGQRQAAGLRIGIKKTGCSGHAYVVEVAENVGAHDQIFESQGVKLVVDHEALAFLDGTELDYVREGLNESFRFNNPNVKATCGCGESFTT
- a CDS encoding Fe-S cluster assembly transcription factor, which gives rise to MRLTTRGRYAVTAMLDLALHHDQGPITLADVADRQRISLAYLEQLFTRLRRRGLVQSARGPRGGYRLGRDAADVSVAEVIAAVDESVDATRCGGKENCHDSHRCLTHDLWEGLSREIHSFLSRISLAELVAGRDAQQQMAKEGQSVSIPVWKLKRKGAHKDGRHPD
- the sufB gene encoding Fe-S cluster assembly protein SufB, whose product is MSTGTKQVEALLKKGYGAGFYTEVEADTAPPGLSEDIIRLISHKKNEPEWMLEWRLAALRHWQTMTPPAWASVHHPPIDFQAISYYSAPKTRKDGPKSLDEVDPKLLETYEKLGIPLREREILAGVAVDAVFDSVSVATTFKDKLAAAGVIFCSFSEAVEKHPELVRQYLGSVVPQGDNFYAALNSAVFTDGSFCYVPKGVRCPMELSTYFRINAAKTGQFERTLIIADEGASVSYLEGCTAPMRDENQLHAAVVELIALKDARIKYSTVQNWYPGDAEGRGGIYNFVTKRGECRGANSHISWTQVETGSAITWKYPSCILTGDNSAGEFYSVALTNNRQQADTGTKMIHIGRNTSSTIISKGIAAGRGQNAYRGLVKVAKSAENARNYTQCDSLLIGDRCGAHTFPYIEVKNPTANVEHEATTSKISDDQLFYCRSRGIGEEDAVSMIVNGFCRAVFKELPMEFAVEAQKLLGVSLEGAVG